The Echeneis naucrates chromosome 10, fEcheNa1.1, whole genome shotgun sequence genome has a window encoding:
- the nxf1a gene encoding nuclear RNA export factor 1 — translation MADGGHYYNEHDDRTAPQFRNRKGRGSHKGRSYDRSRRDRQRGNHQGGFGGSGRLRPEDADGDVTMSDGSQDSSHRFNPYGRPFRKGDGRFDRDRRQGKGGSGGRGGGGFRGGDRGGGNGSGGKNQSGWSKVTIPHGRKYEKKWLLTALQNISSVPFTPVQYHVDHDRAHFYVDDSSAANALRKCSHKITDADGYKVEVHVNGSAPPSFLLSDLKPEHLEHLKQCMAKRFDGSQQALDLNNIRTDPELVSQKIEVTLNRKTHMEAVIRIIEENIPELACLNLSNNRIHKLDELSDLVTKVPNLKTLNLSHNELKSDRELDKVKGLKLVELWLNRNPLCQYFKDQASYISAVRQRFPRLLKLDGHDLPAPIGFDVETPTTIPPCKGSCFGSDEIKALILRFLQQYYSIYDSGDRQPLLDAYHDGASLSLTTPYSTQNPSRSSLGEYHKDSRNLKRIKDSTMRFRLLKHTRLNVVAFLNELPKTQHDIASFTVDVNTYTNTLLSFTVSGVFKEVAVDGKSRDSTMAFSRVLITVPAGGSGLCIVNDQLFIRMATTEEIRRAFVAPAPTPSSSPVPTLTAPQQEMLTAFSQKSGMNLEWSQKCLQDNEWDFNRAAQIFTQLKTKGQIPDVAFIK, via the exons ATGGCGGACGGCGGGCACTACTACAACG AGCATGATGACAGAACTGCACCACAATTTCGCAACCGTAAAGGCAGGGGTTCCCACAAAGGCCGGTCATATGACAGGTCCCGCAGAGACCGCCAACGGGGAAACCACCAAGGTGGCTTTGGCGGTTCTGGGCGGTTAAGGCCCGAAGATGCTGATGGAGATGTAACCATGAGTGATGGCTCTCAAGACAGCTCCCACAGATT CAACCCATATGGAAGACCATTTAGGAAAGGAGATGGACGATTTGACAGGGACAGACGACAAGGCAAAGGGGGAAGTGGTGGTAGAGGAGGAGGCGGCTTCAGAGGAGGAGACCGAGGTGGAGGAAACGGCAGTGGAGGGAAAAACCAATCAGGCTGGTCCAAAGTAACA ATTCCACAtggaagaaaatatgaaaaaaaatggTTATTGACCGCTCTCCAGAACATCAGTTCAGTTCCCTTCACACCTGTACAG TACCACGTTGACCATGACAGGGCCCATTTCTACGTGGATGATTCCTCTGCTGCCAATGCTTTACGCAAATGTTCTCACAAGATCACAGATGCAGATGGGTATAAG GTCGAGGTACACGTCAATGGCAGTGCTCCACCAtccttcctgctctctgatCTGAAACCTGAACACTTGGAGCACTTGAAG CAATGCATGGCCAAACGGTTTGATGGTTCCCAGCAAGCACTTGATTTGAATAACATTCGAACAGACCCAG AACTGGTGTCACAGAAAATTGAAGTAACCTTGAACCGGAAAACACACATGGAAGCTGTCATCAGGATCATTGAAGAAAACATTCCAGAG CTGGCTTGTTTGAACCTGAGCAACAACCGTATTCACAAACTGGATGAACTTTCTGATTTGGTTACCAAGGTTCCTAATCTGAAGACCCTCAACCTTTCCCACAATGAG CTGAAGTCAGATCGGGAGCTGGACAAAGTAAAAGGCTTGAAGCTAGTGGAGCTGTGGCTGAACAGGAATCCTCTTTGTCAGTACTTCAAGGATCAGGCATCATACATAAG TGCTGTGCGTCAGAGGTTTCCTAGGCTGCTCAAACTT GATGGTCATGATCTCCCTGCGCCCATTGGATTTGATGTAGAAACACCTACAACTATCCCACCATGCAAG GGCAGCTGTTTTGGCTCAGATGAAATCAAGGCTCTCATCCTTCGCTTCTTGCAACA GTACTACAGTATATATGACTCTGGGGACAGACAACCTCTTCTGGACGCTTACCATGATGGAGCGTCATTGTCTCTCACAACGCCTTACTCCACCCAGAATCCCTCCAG GAGCAGTCTGGGTGAATATCACAAAGACAGTCGAAACCTTAAAAGGATCAAAGACTCCA CGATGAGATTTCGTCTTTTGAAGCACACGCGATTGAACGTAGTGGCTTTCCTCAACGAGTTGCCCAAAACTCAGCATGACATCGCTTCTTTCACTGTGGATGTTAACACCTACACC aATACACTGTTGTCGTTCACAGTGAGTGGAGTCTTCAAAGAAG TTGCTGTTGATGGTAAATCTCGAGACTCGACCATGGCCTTCTCTCGAGTTTTAATCACAGTCCCAGCAGGAGGTTCTGG ATTGTGCATCGTGAATGACCAGCTTTTCATCCGAATGGCCACAACGGAGGAAATCCGCCGTGCCTTTGTGGCTCCTGCTCCGACTCCATCTTCCAGCCCTGTGCCCACCCTCACTGCACCGCAGCAAGAAATGCTTACAGCCTTCTCACAAAAGTCTGGCATGAACTTGGAATGGTCCCAAAa GTGTCTGCAAGACAACGAATGGGATTTCAACAGGGCAGCACAAATCTTCACTCAGTTAAAG acGAAAGGCCAGATCCCAGATGTTGCATTCATAAAATGA